ACCAATCCCCAGGCGTATTTTTCTTCTCTTTTTGTCATTACTAATTCTGTCATTTTTCCCGATTTACCTGCAGCTGAATATGTCGGTTCAGATCAGACAGGCCTTCTTCCACATTCTTAACCCGGTAAATCACGATAGCATGCCAGGCCTTGGAGATCCTATCGAAGATTTCCTGCAAGTACAATGATTGGTCCAAACCTACAATATAGGGTATATGCTCCGCAAAAATCTTCATCCACGAATTGTGTGCAAAGAAATCCACAAACAGTGTATCGCTCAAGAGGTTCTTTCTCAAGGGCATCTATTGAGTCACTTGCATAAAAAGATAATCATTTTGTTTAGAAGTCATAAACTTAATGAATTCCCAGCAGTCGTCCGGATACTGAGTATCGCTGAAGATAACAATATTCTTTGTGTCCCCGTACGTGTAAGGCAGCATGCCTTCTTCGGGGACTGGAATGGGAGTATAACCCCATTCAAATCCTTCAGGAGCAAACCGTTCATAATGTGAGTTTGACCATGGGCCTGTAATATGAAATATCAGTCGACCCATCAAGAAAATATCTTCTTTGAACAAGCTAATTGGCATAAGATCTTTCCTGTATCCTTCACGAAAGAATTCAAACACGCGCTGTCCAGCAGAAGAATTAAGGAAAACCTCTTTCTCAGGGGAGATAAAAGTCCTTCCCTGACTGGCGGAAACGTAGAAGGTGTAAAAATCGAAGTAGCGTTGCCACCATAACGGCGTGATGTTGGGATCAAGCATCCAGATCTGTTTCACTCCGGTGTCGGCAAGGCGCTGGCTTAGTTTTTCTCCGATTTGATAGAAGTCCTCGTATGTTCTCGGTAGATCACACTCCAGGAAGTCGTTAAGAAGCTCTTTATTGTACGCCATCAAAAGTGGATTTCCTTTCCAGGGAAACTGGTAGAATCTCCCATCGGAAGAGATAAACTGTTTGATAAGACTTTCGGGCAATCGTTCATCAACATAATCACTGAAATCGGGAAAAGAGTTGAAGGGGAGTATCACGCCCGCTTCACGATATTGTTCAACGGCCCCTGGCCACATGTTGGAATAGATATCGGGCGTTGTTTTGCCGACAACAGCTGCCAGGATTACTTCCTCACTGGACTGTCCTTCAGGAACAGGCTGAAGTCGAACCGTGCGGTGACTGGTGTCGGCATTCCATAGATTCACCACCTGTCTGGCAAATTCCACCTCGAAAATATTGGAGGCACACCAATACTCGATGTCATCTCCACCACGATCTCTACTGCAGCCTACCAATAAGAGCAAGGTGAGAAGAAGTGGTGGGTAACGTCTCATTGCACAGGCAAAAC
This Candidatus Neomarinimicrobiota bacterium DNA region includes the following protein-coding sequences:
- a CDS encoding extracellular solute-binding protein, with protein sequence MRRYPPLLLTLLLLVGCSRDRGGDDIEYWCASNIFEVEFARQVVNLWNADTSHRTVRLQPVPEGQSSEEVILAAVVGKTTPDIYSNMWPGAVEQYREAGVILPFNSFPDFSDYVDERLPESLIKQFISSDGRFYQFPWKGNPLLMAYNKELLNDFLECDLPRTYEDFYQIGEKLSQRLADTGVKQIWMLDPNITPLWWQRYFDFYTFYVSASQGRTFISPEKEVFLNSSAGQRVFEFFREGYRKDLMPISLFKEDIFLMGRLIFHITGPWSNSHYERFAPEGFEWGYTPIPVPEEGMLPYTYGDTKNIVIFSDTQYPDDCWEFIKFMTSKQNDYLFMQVTQ